From a single Planctomicrobium piriforme genomic region:
- a CDS encoding DUF2997 domain-containing protein: MTQTIEILIAPDGKTRVETTGFTGATCRQASRFVEQALGSAVHEQLKPEFHQIATTQEPVREQQ, from the coding sequence TTGACCCAGACCATCGAGATCCTCATCGCCCCTGACGGCAAAACCCGCGTGGAGACCACTGGCTTCACCGGCGCCACCTGTCGCCAGGCGAGCCGGTTCGTGGAACAGGCGCTAGGCAGTGCTGTCCACGAGCAGCTCAAACCTGAGTTCCATCAGATCGCCACGACGCAGGAGCCGGTTCGGGAACAACAGTAG
- a CDS encoding DUF1257 domain-containing protein, translating to MSHIVSIQTEVRDAAAITAACLRLRLPEPTCGETKLFSSTAAGWAVHLPGWRYPVVCDVTTGNLAYDNFGGRWGDPKQLDALLQAYAVEKAKIEARKQNYRVTEQPLADGSIKLTIQVGGAL from the coding sequence TTGTCCCACATCGTGTCGATTCAGACGGAAGTGCGTGACGCGGCAGCCATCACCGCTGCTTGTCTCCGCCTCCGTCTGCCGGAGCCCACCTGCGGCGAAACCAAGCTCTTCAGCAGCACCGCCGCCGGCTGGGCGGTGCACTTGCCCGGCTGGCGGTATCCAGTCGTCTGTGACGTGACCACCGGCAATCTCGCCTACGACAACTTCGGCGGCCGCTGGGGAGATCCGAAGCAACTGGATGCGCTGCTGCAGGCCTACGCCGTTGAGAAGGCCAAAATCGAAGCCCGCAAACAGAACTACCGCGTCACCGAGCAGCCGCTGGCCGACGGCTCCATCAAGCTCACCATTCAGGTCGGAGGTGCGCTTTGA